A genomic region of Zea mays cultivar B73 chromosome 6, Zm-B73-REFERENCE-NAM-5.0, whole genome shotgun sequence contains the following coding sequences:
- the LOC100279933 gene encoding Potassium transporter 1, giving the protein MDDVEEGVGRPAVQLQYTTKRAASSPWGLRKATLLLAYQSFGVVYGDLCISPVYVYKNTFSGKLRLHEEDEEILGVLSLVFWSLTLIPLLKYIILVLGADDDGEGGTFALYSLMCRRSRMGLLMNSINDGCLSVYSQEEEPREEELKSSLAIKSFIERHYSLRVLLLLFVLMGTSMVIGDGVFTPTMSVLSAVSGLRIKFPELHENYTVLLACFILVVLFALQHYGTHRVGFLFAPILLAWLGCIGGIGIYNIFRWNPSVVRALSPYYIYNFFRKAGKDGWSSLGGIVLCITGAEAMFADLGHFSKLSLRLGFTIVVYPCLVLAYMGEAAYLSKHREDLQSSFYKALPDRVFWPVLIIATLATVVGSQAIISATFSIISQSRALGCFPRIKIVHTSSHVHGQIYIPEVNWALMFLCLAVTVGFRDTEMIGNAYGLAVILVMFATTCLMFLVITVVWSRSVALAALFTAGFGSVELTYLSACLAKVPHGGWLPLLLSLGTLLAMSTWHYGTKRKREHEAQSKVRLDRFLGLSAGMGLVRVPGVGFVYAASAAAGGVPPVFAHFVTNFPAFHRVLVFVSLQTLAVPRVPPGERFLVGRVGAPAHRMFRCVVRYGYKEGRRDHFNFENQLLMKVVEFLQLQDAAAAAKAGGCVSGSGELSVIPAHVDAGSAPPSCSEIDAGRRVRFEEPSGAAAGSEEEVKTLLEELESGVSYMIGHTCVQAHESSPAVKKFAINVVYGFLRRNSRRPAVELGIPNTSLIEVGMTYKI; this is encoded by the exons GGACTTCGGAAGGCGACGCTTTTACTGGCGTACCAGAGCTTCGGCGTCGTGTATGGCGATCTCTGCATTTCGCCCGTCTACGTGTACAAGAACACCTTTTCCGGGAAGCTGCGGCTGCACGAGGAGGACGAGGAGATCCTCGGGGTGCTGTCCCTCGTCTTCTGGAGCCTGACGCTCATACCGCTTCTCAAATACATCATCCTTGTTCTTGGAGCAGATGACGATGGAGAAG GTGGCACATTTGCGTTGTACTCGTTGATGTGCAGGCGCTCAAGGATGGGCCTCCTGATGAACAGTATAAACGACGGGTGTTTATCGGTGTACAGCCAGGAGGAGGAACCTCGCGAGGAGGAGCTGAAGAGTAGTCTGGCGATAAAGTCTTTCATCGAGAGGCATTACTCGCTCCGTGTCCTGCTGCTGCTCTTCGTCCTGATGGGTACTAGCATGGTTATTGGGGATGGCGTCTTCACCCCAACTATGTCAG TTCTATCAGCAGTTTCTGGACTCAGAATCAAGTTTCCAGAGCTACATGAAA aTTACACTGTGCTTCTCGCCTGTTTCATTTTGGTTGTCCTTTTCGCGCTGCAACACTACGGAACCCACCGCGTTGGGTTCCTGTTCGCTCCTATTCTGCTTGCCTGGCTTGGCTGCATCGGCGGCATCGGCATATACAACATATTCAGGTGGAACCCTAGTGTCGTCCGTGCTCTGTCCCCGTACTACATATACAACTTCTTCAGGAAGGCCGGCAAGGATGGCTGGAGCTCGCTAGGAGGGATTGTTCTATGCATCACAG GTGCTGAAGCAATGTTCGCTGATCTTGGGCATTTCTCCAAACTTTCACTGAGG CTTGGATTCACAATAGTTGTGTATCCATGCTTAGTCCTGGCTTACATGGGTGAGGCTGCTTATCTATCTAAACATAGAGAGGACCTACAGAGCAGCTTTTACAAAGCTCTCCCAG ACAGAGTGTTCTGGCCTGTCCTGATCATCGCAACACTAGCCACAGTCGTTGGGAGCCAGGCCATCATCTCAGCTACGTTCTCGATCATAAGCCAGTCCAGGGCTTTGGGGTGCTTCCCGCGGATAAAGATCGTGCACACATCCAGCCACGTCCACGGCCAGATCTACATACCGGAGGTGAACTGGGCCCTCATGTTCCTGTGCCTGGCCGTCACCGTCGGCTTCCGCGACACCGAAATGATCGGAAACGCCTACG GGCTCGCCGTGATCCTGGTGATGTTCGCGACCACATGCCTGATGTTCCTCGTCATCACGGTCGTGTGGAGCCGGAGCGTGGCGCTGGCGGCGCTCTTCACGGCGGGGTTCGGGTCCGTGGAGCTGACGTACCTGTCGGCGTGCCTCGCCAAGGTGCCGCACGGCGGGTGGCTGCCGCTGCTGCTGTCGCTGGGCACGCTGCTGGCCATGTCGACGTGGCACTACGGCACGAAGAGGAAGCGGGAGCACGAGGCGCAGAGCAAGGTGCGCCTGGACCGGTTCCTGGGCCTGAGCGCCGGCATGGGCCTGGTGCGCGTCCCGGGGGTGGGCTTCGTCTACGCCGCCagcgccgccgctggcggcgtgcCCCCCGTGTTCGCGCACTTCGTCACCAACTTCCCGGCGTTCCACCGGGTGCTGGTCTTCGTGTCCCTGCAGACGCTGGCGGTGCCCCGTGTGCCCCCCGGCGAGCGGTTCCTGGTGGGGCGGGTCGGCGCGCCGGCGCACCGGATGTTCCGCTGCGTCGTGCGCTACGGGTACAAGGAAGGGCGGCGGGACCACTTCAACTTCGAGAACCAGCTGCTGATGAAGGTGGTGGAGTTCCTGCAGCTGcaggacgccgccgccgccgccaaggCGGGAGGATGCGTGTCCGGGTCCGGGGAGCTGTCGGTGATCCCGGCGCACGTGGACGCGGGCTCGGCGCCGCCGTCGTGCAGCGAGATCGACGCCGGCAGGAGGGTCCGGTTCGAGGAGCCGAGCGGGGCCGCCGCCGGCAGCGAGGAGGAGGTGAAGACGCTGCTGGAGGAGCTGGAGTCCGGCGTGTCGTACATGATCGGGCACACGTGCGTGCAGGCCCACGAGTCGTCGCCCGccgtgaagaagttcgccatcaacGTGGTGTACGGGTTCCTCCGGCGCAACTCGCGGCGGCCCGCCGTGGAGCTCGGCATCCCCAACACCTCCCTCATCGAGGTGGGCATGACGTACAAGATCTGA
- the LOC109940178 gene encoding zinc finger BED domain-containing protein RICESLEEPER 1-like isoform X1, with translation MESAVEGKGRTASDGTDSESNSFDKRDDMSEDELVVLGGKIDDSVDNVNIDESEDNRSKQGVKRRRKRVKMKATTETERSKKAKSKVWDAFTKVTVPDTTEKGKMISKAKCNYCKKLYSYIQGSTTSHLSRHMRICAVYLKHVAKQQDQSLLNFAPSTAGESGSGLPTITSPKDYNHEQVKKLIAKMIIVHEYPFRMVEHTWFNIVMRYLNPSYEFIGRKTIRAECLKIYESEKESLAKVLKGVEYISLTTDLWTSNQTLSYMCLVAHYIDSDWKMQCRFLNFFELDPPHKGPVIGQAVYECVAGWKIEDKIVSMTLDNASNNDGAIRGLRARFSARQGSAFVAKYFHIRCCAHIINLVVKDGTAALDSLISNLRSTVKYVMVIATILDPRYKMRFIEWCFNKIFDEHQVVFELEDVRSELEKLYGDFEVQHRERKESQSKSNASSSLSVERSCSLPSASCQFQSFLSSTQSNPSKSELLIYLEETNVCLSDKEFDLLNWWKVNSHRFPVVSRMAKKFLTIPATSVSSESTFSTGGRTLDDYRSSLRPSMVEALVCSSSWIRGTHDGSMIYVEEDDEDNVENIMFPKSLVESN, from the exons ATGGAATCGGCTGTGGAAGGAAAGGGGAGGACTGCAAGTGATGGAACTGATTCAGAAAGTAATTCGTTTGACAAGAGGGATGATATGTCTGAAGATGAACTGGTAGTGCTTGGTGGAAAAATTGATGATTCAGTGGACAATGTCAATATTGATGAATCTGAGGACAACAGAAGTAAACAAGGGGTCAAGAGAAGGCGCAAAAGGGTGAAGATGAAGGCTACAACTGAAactgaaaggagcaaaaaggcaaAATCTAAAGTTTGGGATGCCTTTACTAAGGTGACTGTGCCGGATACGACAGAGAAGGGGAAGATGATATCAAAGGCAAAATGTAACTATTGTAAGAAGCTATATTCTTACATACAAGGATCAACAACATCTCATTTGTCAAGGCACATGAGAATTTGTGCCGTGTATTTGAAGCATGTGGCAAAGCAGCAGGATCAATCTCTTCTAAATTTTGCTCCATCAACAGCAGGTGAATCTGGATCTGGCCTTCCTACTATCACTTCTCCAAAAGATTATAACCATGAGCAAGTaaaaaaactaattgctaagATGATAATAGTTCATGAGTATCCATTTAGGATGGTTGAGCATACTTGGTTTAACATTGTCATGAGGTATTTGAATCCTTCATATGAGTTTATTGGTAGGAAGACTATAAGAGCTGAATGTTTAAAGATCTATGAGTCTGAAAAAGAATCACTAGCAAAAGTCCTTAAAGGTGTTGAGTATATTTCCCTAACCACTGATTTGTGGACATCCAATCAAACATTATCCTATATGTGTTTGGTTGCACACTACATAGATAGTGATTGGAAGATGCAATGtcgtttcctgaatttttttgaattGGACCCCCCACACAAAGGGCCTGTTATAGGACAAGCAGTATATGAATGTGTTGCTGGCTGGAAAATAGAGGATAAAATTGTTTCCATGACTTTAGATAATGCCTCAAACAATGATGGTGCTATTCGAGGTTTGAGGGCCAGATTTTCAGCTAGACAAGGAAGTGCTTTtgttgcaaaatatttccatatcagATGTTGTGCACACATAATTAATTTGGTTGTTAAGGATGGGACTGCTGCATTGGATTCTTTAATAAGCAATCTAAGATCAACTGTCAAGTATGTTATGGTGATTGCTACTATTCTTGATCCAAGGTATAAAATGAGATTTATTGAGTGGTGCTTCAATAAGATATTTGATGAACATCAAGTTGTGTTTGAATTAGAAGATGTTCGTAGTGAGTTAGAAAAACTTTATGGGGATTTTGAGGTGCAGCATAGAGAGAGAAAAGAGTCTCAAAGCAAATCTAATGCTTCCTCATCTTTGAGTGTTGAAAGATCATGTAGTTTGCCATCCGCTTCATGTCAATTTCAGTCTTTCTTGTCATCAACTCAGTCTAACCCATCAAAGAGCGAGTTGCTTATCTATTTGGAGGAGACTAATGTGTGTTTATCAGACAAAGAGTTTGATTTGCTGAATTGGTGGAAGGTTAATTCACATAGATTTCCAGTGGTGTCGAGAATGGCAAAGAAATTCCTAACTATTCCGGCGACATCTGTGTCTTCAGAGTCTACTTTTAGCACGGGAGGTAGAACTCTAGATGATTATCGTAGTTCTCTAAGGCCTTCAATGGTGGAGGCATTGGTATGCTCTTCTAGCTGGATCCGAGGAACACATGATGGAAGCATGATATATGTG GAAGAAGATGATGAGGACAATGTTGAGAACATTATGTTCCCAAAAAGCTTGGTGGAAAGCAACTA
- the LOC109940178 gene encoding uncharacterized protein isoform X2 — protein MESAVEGKGRTASDGTDSESNSFDKRDDMSEDELVVLGGKIDDSVDNVNIDESEDNRSKQGVKRRRKRVKMKATTETERSKKAKSKVWDAFTKVTVPDTTEKGKMISKAKCNYCKKLYSYIQGSTTSHLSRHMRICAVYLKHVAKQQDQSLLNFAPSTAESTFSTGGRTLDDYRSSLRPSMVEALVCSSSWIRGTHDGSMIYVEEDDEDNVENIMFPKSLVESN, from the exons ATGGAATCGGCTGTGGAAGGAAAGGGGAGGACTGCAAGTGATGGAACTGATTCAGAAAGTAATTCGTTTGACAAGAGGGATGATATGTCTGAAGATGAACTGGTAGTGCTTGGTGGAAAAATTGATGATTCAGTGGACAATGTCAATATTGATGAATCTGAGGACAACAGAAGTAAACAAGGGGTCAAGAGAAGGCGCAAAAGGGTGAAGATGAAGGCTACAACTGAAactgaaaggagcaaaaaggcaaAATCTAAAGTTTGGGATGCCTTTACTAAGGTGACTGTGCCGGATACGACAGAGAAGGGGAAGATGATATCAAAGGCAAAATGTAACTATTGTAAGAAGCTATATTCTTACATACAAGGATCAACAACATCTCATTTGTCAAGGCACATGAGAATTTGTGCCGTGTATTTGAAGCATGTGGCAAAGCAGCAGGATCAATCTCTTCTAAATTTTGCTCCATCAACAGCAG AGTCTACTTTTAGCACGGGAGGTAGAACTCTAGATGATTATCGTAGTTCTCTAAGGCCTTCAATGGTGGAGGCATTGGTATGCTCTTCTAGCTGGATCCGAGGAACACATGATGGAAGCATGATATATGTG GAAGAAGATGATGAGGACAATGTTGAGAACATTATGTTCCCAAAAAGCTTGGTGGAAAGCAACTA